In one Myxococcota bacterium genomic region, the following are encoded:
- a CDS encoding HDOD domain-containing protein yields the protein MGIDEWRSLARRGDDGARELACALERVPGLSDAVLEAANRHAARRHVPLRSVDRAVVVLGARVVVEIALSMLPD from the coding sequence ATGGGAATCGACGAGTGGCGGAGCCTGGCGCGGCGCGGCGATGACGGCGCGCGCGAGCTCGCCTGCGCGCTCGAGCGCGTGCCGGGCCTGAGCGACGCCGTGCTCGAGGCCGCCAACCGCCACGCCGCGCGCAGGCACGTGCCGCTGCGCAGCGTGGACCGCGCGGTGGTGGTGCTCGGAGCGCGCGTGGTGGTCGAGATCGCCCTGTCCATGCTCCCGGACTGA